A region of Pyxidicoccus parkwaysis DNA encodes the following proteins:
- a CDS encoding protein phosphatase 2C domain-containing protein has protein sequence MSALPFDIAAASVQGREHARAGRNNQDALCIRASEHGLVAVVADGCGSQPCSELGAQLGVRRLVQAAQQRLAEGERVDAASFLPGLREDLLCLLGELRGELGRDVLADFLFTVVGVVVTPSKTLIFSAGDGVWALNGEVHPLGPFPGNAPPYVAYALMRGDEVPLATQALVPTEDVHALLLGTDGVADLARLASARVPDKDEPVGPLSQLWTEDRYFANPDALRRRLALLNRESVRADFDARRVVRTPGLLPDDTTVVVLRRRIVGRA, from the coding sequence ATGTCCGCGCTGCCCTTCGACATCGCCGCCGCCTCGGTGCAGGGCCGGGAGCACGCTCGGGCGGGGCGCAACAACCAGGATGCGCTGTGCATCCGCGCCAGCGAGCACGGGCTGGTGGCCGTCGTCGCGGATGGGTGTGGCAGTCAGCCCTGCAGCGAATTGGGCGCGCAGCTCGGAGTCCGCAGATTGGTGCAGGCGGCGCAGCAGCGGCTCGCGGAGGGCGAGCGCGTGGATGCGGCCTCCTTCCTCCCGGGCCTGCGTGAGGACCTGCTGTGCCTCCTCGGTGAGCTTCGCGGCGAGCTGGGCCGTGATGTGCTCGCGGACTTCCTCTTCACCGTGGTGGGCGTGGTGGTGACGCCCTCGAAGACGCTCATCTTCTCCGCGGGGGACGGAGTGTGGGCGCTCAACGGCGAGGTGCATCCGCTCGGGCCGTTTCCGGGGAATGCTCCGCCGTACGTGGCCTATGCGCTGATGCGCGGTGACGAAGTGCCGCTGGCCACGCAGGCGCTGGTGCCCACCGAGGACGTGCACGCGCTGCTGCTGGGGACGGACGGCGTGGCGGACCTGGCGCGGCTCGCCTCGGCGCGAGTCCCCGACAAGGACGAGCCCGTGGGGCCGCTGTCGCAGCTCTGGACGGAGGACCGGTACTTCGCGAACCCGGATGCGCTGCGGCGCCGGCTCGCGCTGCTCAACCGCGAGTCCGTGCGCGCCGACTTCGACGCCCGTCGCGTGGTACGCACGCCGGGGCTCCTGCCGGACGACACGACGGTGGTGGTGCTGCGCCGCCGCATCGTGGGGAGGGCGTGA
- a CDS encoding NUDIX hydrolase, which yields MSYTYEYPRPALTVDCVVFGQDEEDLKVLLIRRGVEPFSGRWALPGGFVRMDESLDDAARRELEEESGIRPTHLEQLYTFGAPDRDPRGRVVTVAYFALVKLTDHRPHAATDAREAAWFSVWDTPKLAFDHAEILSTALQRLKGKVRYQPIGFELLPPKFTLTQLQRLYEIILERPLDKRNFRKKILAMDLLEELDEVEQDVSHRAARLYRFDHKKYKQLEKAGFNFEL from the coding sequence GTGAGCTACACCTACGAGTACCCCAGGCCCGCATTGACGGTGGACTGCGTCGTCTTCGGCCAGGACGAAGAGGACCTGAAGGTGCTTCTCATCCGCCGGGGCGTGGAGCCCTTCTCGGGACGCTGGGCGCTGCCCGGCGGCTTCGTGCGCATGGATGAGTCGCTCGATGATGCCGCCCGCCGGGAGCTGGAGGAGGAGTCCGGCATCCGCCCCACGCACCTGGAGCAGCTCTACACCTTCGGTGCGCCGGACAGAGACCCGCGAGGCCGCGTCGTCACGGTGGCGTACTTCGCGCTGGTGAAGCTCACGGACCACCGGCCGCACGCGGCCACGGACGCGCGCGAGGCGGCGTGGTTCTCCGTCTGGGACACGCCGAAGCTGGCGTTCGACCACGCGGAGATTCTCTCCACCGCGCTGCAGCGGCTGAAGGGCAAGGTCCGCTACCAGCCCATCGGCTTCGAGTTGCTGCCGCCCAAGTTCACGCTGACGCAGCTCCAGCGGCTGTACGAAATCATCCTGGAGCGGCCGCTCGACAAGCGGAACTTCCGCAAGAAGATTCTGGCCATGGACCTGCTGGAGGAATTGGACGAGGTGGAGCAGGACGTCTCCCACCGCGCCGCGCGCCTCTACCGGTTCGACCACAAGAAATACAAACAACTGGAGAAGGCAGGCTTCAACTTCGAGCTGTGA
- a CDS encoding Ig-like domain-containing protein, with protein sequence MAVVLLSSPACISVPDIEPAKAEVRITSPEGTAYTNGVLEVRLEVTGHTPERVELLKDGEVLAEVAAPYVYAWDTTGVAEGTHQLVARAVFGDVTFPSEVREVVVDRTAPTVVSRTPEPGAQDVWVKSPIQAVFSEPVKAGTLTSESVRLTVGGVEVARTVTVAADGRTVTVVPGAGYEPSNSVTLEFLPQATDLAGNGVGVVEPWTWLVPYWIPWGNADNAIVGTASEHIEQYTYDNSGNLTALWKVMNGSGFSIYARKFESGDWKTLGQSLATAKDDWDIPSREIALDGNGNPVVAWTKRITSGTVKKSIKKWVDNQWVSIGDGLNSPDGFPLEPFLSLQMSPRGNPAIAWCATDTGGTTAKLCTSEWQSSNWIPFGSCIDIQFNPVYYTSPILRFSPQGNPTVAWFAEQGGYNKIFAGQYINGTWTRLAGDPDDHGTDLQIAGISMTFNNSGLPAIAWNTSLGDGNYALATEHWSGEGWLSLGTFFPTRAISPWASHSLQADSSGTPFLAWVDGRLHVQRWTGTSWQFLEDASNSEVSYISSEALQLTQSGVLVLAWFHSDGDESRIRMRRFNH encoded by the coding sequence GTGGCTGTCGTCCTGCTGTCTTCACCGGCGTGCATCAGCGTGCCGGACATCGAACCCGCGAAGGCGGAGGTGCGCATCACCTCGCCGGAGGGCACCGCGTACACGAATGGAGTCCTGGAGGTCCGGCTGGAGGTGACGGGCCACACGCCGGAGCGGGTGGAGCTGCTGAAGGACGGCGAGGTGTTGGCGGAGGTGGCGGCGCCGTACGTGTACGCGTGGGACACGACAGGGGTGGCGGAGGGGACGCACCAGTTGGTGGCGCGGGCGGTATTCGGGGACGTGACGTTCCCGAGTGAGGTCCGCGAGGTGGTGGTGGACCGCACGGCGCCGACGGTGGTGTCGCGGACGCCGGAGCCTGGGGCACAGGATGTCTGGGTGAAGAGCCCCATCCAGGCTGTGTTCTCAGAGCCCGTGAAGGCGGGGACGCTGACGAGTGAGTCCGTGCGCCTGACCGTGGGTGGGGTGGAGGTGGCGCGGACGGTGACAGTGGCTGCGGATGGGCGGACGGTGACGGTGGTTCCGGGGGCGGGGTATGAGCCGTCGAACTCCGTCACTCTGGAGTTTCTGCCTCAGGCGACGGACCTCGCGGGTAACGGCGTGGGCGTTGTGGAGCCCTGGACGTGGCTGGTGCCTTACTGGATTCCGTGGGGGAATGCAGACAATGCCATTGTCGGCACGGCGTCCGAACACATCGAGCAATACACCTACGACAACTCAGGCAACCTGACAGCCCTCTGGAAGGTCATGAACGGCAGCGGCTTCTCCATATACGCAAGGAAATTCGAATCGGGCGACTGGAAGACACTCGGCCAAAGCTTGGCAACCGCGAAGGACGACTGGGACATCCCCTCCAGAGAAATAGCACTTGATGGCAATGGAAATCCCGTAGTCGCCTGGACCAAGCGAATCACTTCAGGCACCGTCAAGAAATCGATCAAGAAGTGGGTCGACAATCAATGGGTAAGCATTGGAGACGGACTAAACTCTCCTGATGGATTTCCCTTGGAGCCATTCCTCAGCCTACAAATGAGCCCTCGTGGCAACCCCGCCATCGCATGGTGCGCAACCGACACCGGTGGGACTACGGCCAAATTGTGCACGAGCGAATGGCAGTCTTCCAATTGGATACCGTTCGGCTCCTGTATCGATATCCAGTTCAACCCTGTCTACTACACGAGTCCGATACTAAGATTCTCTCCCCAAGGAAATCCCACCGTGGCATGGTTCGCAGAGCAAGGCGGCTACAACAAAATATTTGCCGGTCAGTACATCAATGGGACATGGACGCGGCTTGCTGGAGACCCCGACGACCACGGCACCGATCTCCAAATCGCCGGGATTTCGATGACGTTTAACAATAGCGGGTTACCAGCAATCGCCTGGAACACCAGTCTTGGGGACGGGAACTACGCCCTCGCCACAGAGCACTGGAGTGGAGAGGGATGGCTAAGCCTGGGCACCTTCTTCCCAACGCGTGCGATAAGCCCATGGGCCAGCCATTCGCTTCAAGCCGACTCGAGCGGCACTCCATTCCTCGCATGGGTAGACGGTCGTCTTCACGTCCAACGCTGGACTGGAACAAGCTGGCAATTTCTTGAAGACGCTTCCAATTCCGAGGTCAGCTACATTTCCTCCGAGGCGCTTCAACTGACCCAGTCAGGAGTCCTCGTACTGGCATGGTTTCACTCTGACGGAGATGAATCCCGGATACGAATGCGTCGGTTCAATCACTAG
- a CDS encoding diacylglycerol/lipid kinase family protein, whose product MTDIAVLVNLRARRGTEGVGGLVERFLPRARVALTRSLDEARSWISDTLRPNPPKLLLAGGGDGTITGLLNELRTAGVALPAIGVLPLGTGNAWARVTGAPRPALALKQIAAVGERLPPLRPFALVRVEGKVAPFAGTGWDAEMIQDFKNQLSMAGPLKSQQAGLRGYLGAMFTRTIPRHVFGDGNPQVSVYNLGDTALTMDARGAVQPVAHGDKGALLYRGPAGVAGAATTPEWGFGFKAFPFAQAVPHRLSVRVYGASVLEATRNMFRLWRGEHPIPHMHDWFVQRLRMDFDREVPFQMGGDVIGMRKSLEFDLAEESVQLVDWRQLSRMVRV is encoded by the coding sequence ATGACCGACATCGCCGTTCTCGTCAACCTGCGCGCCCGCCGGGGCACTGAAGGAGTGGGAGGCCTCGTGGAGCGCTTCCTCCCCCGGGCGCGCGTGGCGCTCACCCGCTCGCTCGACGAGGCGCGGAGCTGGATTTCCGACACGCTCCGCCCCAACCCTCCGAAGCTCCTGCTCGCGGGAGGAGGGGACGGCACGATTACCGGCCTCCTCAATGAGCTGCGCACGGCGGGCGTGGCGCTGCCGGCCATCGGCGTGCTGCCGCTGGGCACCGGCAACGCCTGGGCCCGAGTCACCGGCGCGCCCCGGCCCGCGCTGGCGCTGAAGCAGATCGCCGCGGTGGGCGAGCGCCTGCCGCCCCTGCGTCCCTTCGCCCTGGTGCGCGTGGAGGGCAAGGTCGCTCCCTTCGCCGGCACGGGCTGGGACGCGGAGATGATTCAGGACTTCAAGAACCAGCTCTCCATGGCCGGGCCGCTGAAGAGCCAGCAGGCGGGCCTGCGCGGGTACCTCGGCGCCATGTTCACTCGGACCATTCCGCGCCACGTCTTCGGTGACGGCAACCCGCAGGTGTCCGTCTACAACCTCGGAGACACCGCGCTCACCATGGACGCGCGGGGCGCGGTGCAGCCGGTGGCGCACGGGGACAAGGGCGCGCTCCTGTACCGCGGGCCGGCGGGCGTCGCGGGCGCGGCCACCACACCCGAGTGGGGCTTCGGCTTCAAGGCCTTCCCCTTCGCGCAGGCCGTGCCGCACCGGCTGTCCGTGCGCGTCTACGGCGCCTCGGTGCTGGAGGCCACGCGCAACATGTTCCGCCTCTGGCGCGGCGAGCACCCCATCCCCCACATGCACGACTGGTTCGTCCAGCGCCTGCGCATGGACTTCGACCGCGAGGTGCCCTTCCAGATGGGAGGCGACGTCATCGGCATGCGCAAGTCATTGGAGTTCGACCTGGCCGAGGAGAGCGTGCAGCTCGTCGACTGGCGTCAGCTGTCGCGCATGGTGCGGGTGTAA
- a CDS encoding SDR family NAD(P)-dependent oxidoreductase, whose translation MKRAWKNRVIVITGASSGIGRATALALAKKRAHLVLAARREEPLDDLARECESHRVRALVVPTDVSNPSAVRHLADEAISAFGRFDAWINNAGVYLMGSLEETPDDAFRQLLETNFFGTVTGTRVAVTQFRRQGYGTLVNVASTFGTVAAPYVSAYVASKHAVRGFTSSVRQELLNSGIDVCTVLPAAIDTPLWQHTANYTGWRIRPVEPVYTPERVARAILRVLRAPKPEVMVGPAARSFAAMHGLMPATFERTMRGITARQHFEKVRQGHTSGSLFRPMAEGTGTSGGYHSAGKQWLRRLLLAGGLAAAAATFRRGGAGRRLGVRVAHALAS comes from the coding sequence ATGAAGCGTGCTTGGAAGAACCGGGTCATCGTCATCACCGGCGCGTCCAGCGGCATCGGCCGCGCCACGGCGCTCGCGCTGGCGAAGAAGCGGGCCCATCTCGTCCTCGCCGCCCGCCGCGAGGAGCCGCTGGATGACCTCGCCCGCGAGTGCGAGTCCCACCGCGTGCGCGCCCTCGTCGTCCCCACGGACGTCTCCAACCCCTCCGCCGTGCGCCACCTCGCCGACGAGGCCATCAGCGCCTTCGGCCGCTTCGACGCGTGGATCAACAACGCCGGCGTCTACCTCATGGGCAGCCTCGAGGAGACGCCCGATGACGCCTTCCGCCAACTCCTGGAGACCAACTTCTTCGGCACCGTCACCGGTACCCGCGTCGCCGTGACGCAGTTCCGCCGCCAGGGCTACGGTACCCTCGTCAACGTCGCCTCCACCTTCGGCACCGTCGCCGCGCCGTACGTCAGCGCCTACGTCGCCTCCAAGCACGCCGTGCGCGGCTTCACCTCGTCCGTCCGCCAGGAGCTGCTCAACTCCGGCATCGACGTGTGCACCGTGCTCCCCGCCGCCATCGACACGCCCCTGTGGCAGCACACCGCCAACTACACCGGCTGGCGCATCCGCCCCGTGGAGCCCGTCTACACGCCCGAGCGCGTGGCCCGCGCCATCCTCCGCGTCCTGCGCGCGCCCAAGCCCGAGGTCATGGTGGGCCCCGCCGCCCGCAGCTTCGCCGCCATGCACGGCCTCATGCCCGCCACCTTCGAGCGCACCATGCGCGGCATCACCGCGCGCCAGCACTTCGAGAAGGTGCGCCAGGGGCACACCTCCGGCAGCCTCTTCCGCCCCATGGCCGAGGGCACCGGCACGTCCGGTGGCTACCACTCGGCCGGCAAGCAGTGGCTGCGCCGCCTGCTGTTGGCGGGAGGACTGGCCGCAGCCGCCGCCACCTTCCGCCGGGGAGGGGCCGGACGAAGACTCGGAGTGCGGGTGGCCCACGCGCTCGCGAGCTGA